Genomic DNA from Methanosarcina sp. MTP4:
CGGAGCCTCTCCGGAAACTGCCTGGACTGCTGCCGAAAGCCCTCCGACGTACTGGAAAAAGTCGTCGTTGTCAAGCACTCCGTAGAGGTTTGAGGAACGGCTGTTGATTACGACGTCAGTGCCGTTCAGGTTCTCCCTGAAGATAGACTCGTAGTTCCCAAGGTAGTGCATGAAGCCTTCACTGTCGACCGTGTACAGGTTTGCCATCCGGAAGATGTAGAGGTTGCCGATAGTTTCGGTTCCGTTTTCAGAGTTCCAGTCGGTGCCTCCTGCTCCTATTTCCTTTTCTATGCCTACACCGTAGCCACCGGGAGGCGGGGCAAAGATCCTGACGGCGGCAAGTTCTCCGGCCAGTTCTTCAAAAGTTCCGGTAAATTCCGGGATTTCTGCCATGTAGGTGTCAAGGATCTTTTTCTGTTCCCCAGGGTCCATTGCAAGGAGGGCTTCTTCGATTTCCAGGGTATGTTTTCTAACGTAGTTGTCTTCAGAGGCTTCATCAAGCCCTGAGATTGTGTGCGTTGCCGTATCAAGCAGCCTTATCTGGTACTGGAGGGTGTCCCTGTAAAGCCCGGAGATCGTGATCACCACGTCCACACGGGGGCGGTTTACGGTTGTCCCGTCGGGGAGAGTGATTTTCAGGTCTTCGAGGGGTGTGACTCCCACCTTGTCGTTGTAAACTTTGCTGAAAGCTCCGGAGGAGTAGTAAAATACGGGCTCTGCCCCCATAAGCCTCAGGGTCATTGCTTCCATTACCCCGTTGTGGCGCAGGGTTTCCACGGACCAGAGGCAGACGCCTACTTTTTCCGGGAATTCCCCGTGCTCGACATAATATTCAAGCAGCAGCTCGTCTGCGAGTTCTTTTCCTGTTTTCCAGGTCTCTGGGTTTGGAATCTTCTTTGACTCAAAGCCGTAGTAGTTTCTGCCCGTGGGAAGCACGTTCGGGTTGTTTACCGGGTCCCCCTGTTCGCTCGGGAGGATATACCCGCCGTCCAGTGCATGCGTAAAGGACGTAAGTTCTCCCGAGGTGTTCAGCAGGAACAGGGTCTTGTTTGCCGTTTCGAATGTCTCGTTGAGGGTGTCGAGTTCTTCCGGGCTCATGCTCCGGTTCAGGTGCGTTTCCACCGCTTCTGCAAACAAGCGGTTTTCAGGGCTGCAGTTCTCTATGGATAATGAAAGCCAGTTGCTAAGGTTTTCAGCGTTTGAACTCTCCTCCAGGACCTCGATTCCTCCGGCACTTACAGCGTCCGCGTCATATCCGAGCAGGGTGCAGGAAGTGTTCAGAAGCAGGTCCGCATGCATGGTTTCAAGGAACATCGCGGCTTTTTCTCCCTCCGGGCTCTGTCCGAAGGTATGGGTCCCGTAAGGAATCGTCTCGGCGCTTATCTCTTCCAGGTATTCTACAATCTCGTCAAGGGCATCTTCGAAGTTCTCGTCCGTTACCGTAAGTTCCAGATCTTCATCAACGGTACTGTTATTGAGTAGTTCGATGACCGTATTTTTCGTTTCGTTCATCCCGTTCTCGTACCCGCTTTGCCTGTACTCCTGATAGTCCATCAGGTAGTTTTTCAGTTCGGTGAGGTCTCCATAGACTCCGCTTTTTGCAATCGGGGGGGTCAGGTGGCTGATCAGGGTAGCATAACCCCGGCGTTTTGCCTGGATGCCTTCCCCTGCGCCGTCCACGATGTAGGGGTAGATGTTTGGGATGTCCCCGAGGAGCAGGTCCGGGTAACTCGTGGCGTTCAGGCAGACCATTTTCCCGGGCAGCCATTCCTGGGTCCCGTGCCTGCCCACATGCACAACGGCGTCAGCCCCAAAACCTCCTTCTTCAGGTGAGTGCTGGAGCCAGAGGTAGAAGGCCATGTACTGGTGGGGGGGTGCAATGTTCAGGTCATGGTAAAGCCTGTCAGTATCTTCTTCCCAGCCCCTTGCCGGTTCCGGGGTAAGGATTATGTTTCCGTTTTTGATTACCGGGATGACAATGTAATCCTTTCCGTCCCTGTTTACTACCATCATTTCCCCTGGAGGCTCTCCCCAGCTGTTGATTACATCATTCCTGATGCTTTCGGGCAGTTCGTTGAACCAGCTTTCGTATACACTGGCATCAAGCAGGACTATCGAATCGTCCTCGATTCCTGCTTCCACCAGGGCATTCAGTTCTTCCGGAGCCCAGGTCCCGACGTTCCTTCCTTTCTCAAGGATTTCGGTATGCAGTTCTTCAGGGGTCATATTCTGCACCCCATACCCTTCGGCTCTGAGGGAGTCAAGCATAAGGGAAAGGGATTCAAAAAGGTTCAGGTAACTTGCCCCAACATTCTGTTTCCCTGGAGGGTGGTTGAAGTAGATAATGGCTATTCTTTTTTCCTCTTCCGGACTGTGCCGGAGGTCTGCAAAGGCTTCTGCCTGCCCCAGCATGCGGTCAACCCTGTCCGGGATGGGGTAACAGAAACAATCGTCTTCGGTAAGCTTTGCTTCCACGGGGATCGGGCAGATCACCCCATCAATCTCGGGCTGGTCAAGTTTCCAGGTTATTGAAGCTCCATTCATTCCGTAAGGGTTTTTCTCCCATCCCTCCTGGGTCTGGTAGGTGAGTTTCACCGCTTTGAGAACTGGAACGTCGCTTTGATCCAGCACCTTATGTTTGTCCGTGGCTCCGAAAAAGAGGAAGCTGATAATTGAATCAACTTTCATGGTCTCGTTGGAGTTGTCGTAAAACTTGTTTATTGGCTCTTCCCAGGGTACGTAACTTGCCACCACGTTATACCCGTCTGCTTCGAGCTGCCGAATCATAGCGTCTTCGGTATGGAGCGCTTCTTCCTGGTAGTCCCGGTAGTACATGGCAATTCCTATCCACTTATCTGAAGGGTTGTAGTGCCCACTTGACCTGTACCACTTGTTATACTCTTCCCGATTCTGGCACAGATGTTTGTAAAAGTCGCCTTTATATTCGCAACCCGGATAATCAGGATGATAGATCGCAGCCGGAGGAACTGTCATGGTGGGTTTAACGAAAGGCGCCAGGTCTGTCCTGGAATCCGTTTCATTTGCGATGTAGATAAACATCCTGACCAGGTTTTCCGGAAGCACTGTCCTCCAGTACCCGGGTGGGTCCGAATATTTGCTGAAGAGTTTCTCAGTTACATTCTTGCCATCTTCGACATTCAGGAAGTAAGGGTTCTGAGCCGAAAAGCCTCCTATCCCTAGGACCTTTACTTCTCTTTCCCCGGCAGCTTCAATCTGTTCTTTGTACAGTCCGTACTGCGCATCTGCGACGTACTCAAAAAGGACATCTCCTTCCCATGCCTCAATTTCCGCATTTACGAATGCAGCCTGGGAAGGGTCTCTTGCGACTTTTTGCATTGCCGATAGGTTTGCAAACTGGCAGTCTATCCCGTATTCGGAAAGCTCGCCCCTTACACTTTCGATCGTCCCCCAGTTCGGGAGCACCACCAGCAGGATGGACGTTCTCCGGGGGTCCAATACGTTTTCGGCAAGGTCTGTCCTCCCATCAAGCTCCACTGCCGTGTAAACCAGGAGTCTTTCGAGGTTTTCAGCCGTCCAGGTCCAGTAGAGGGTTACGTTTTCCTGCACGGTCGCCGGGACGCCTGAGAGCGCTGAGGCGTTTTCGGTGAGGGCAATGCGCTGCCCTGCAATGTCGTCGCGGGCAATCGCATACTCAAGATATGTCAGGTTTTCATTCCCGCTGACGTCGATTAGTATAATGTCCGCACTGATGGGATTTCCATCGAGAGGGAAGTGGTAGGTGCTGACGTTTATCGAGTATGTTGAGTTGTTTATCAGGGTATGGGGAGTCTCTGCATCCGTCAGGTAAGCAAAGGTCGTCTCTCCGCTCGGAGGGGCAGATAAAGTACTTTCCCCTGCTTCCGTGAAGGTCTCAGCTCCTGCGCTTGCCGCAGATGCAAGAAACAGTATCATCAAAACTAATGTCACTACTTTTATTGCCTGGGTTTTTAGAATCTGACCTCTAAAGTTTCCA
This window encodes:
- a CDS encoding cobaltochelatase subunit CobN, with product MKDNILNHSHRKNRRNDGNFRGQILKTQAIKVVTLVLMILFLASAASAGAETFTEAGESTLSAPPSGETTFAYLTDAETPHTLINNSTYSINVSTYHFPLDGNPISADIILIDVSGNENLTYLEYAIARDDIAGQRIALTENASALSGVPATVQENVTLYWTWTAENLERLLVYTAVELDGRTDLAENVLDPRRTSILLVVLPNWGTIESVRGELSEYGIDCQFANLSAMQKVARDPSQAAFVNAEIEAWEGDVLFEYVADAQYGLYKEQIEAAGEREVKVLGIGGFSAQNPYFLNVEDGKNVTEKLFSKYSDPPGYWRTVLPENLVRMFIYIANETDSRTDLAPFVKPTMTVPPAAIYHPDYPGCEYKGDFYKHLCQNREEYNKWYRSSGHYNPSDKWIGIAMYYRDYQEEALHTEDAMIRQLEADGYNVVASYVPWEEPINKFYDNSNETMKVDSIISFLFFGATDKHKVLDQSDVPVLKAVKLTYQTQEGWEKNPYGMNGASITWKLDQPEIDGVICPIPVEAKLTEDDCFCYPIPDRVDRMLGQAEAFADLRHSPEEEKRIAIIYFNHPPGKQNVGASYLNLFESLSLMLDSLRAEGYGVQNMTPEELHTEILEKGRNVGTWAPEELNALVEAGIEDDSIVLLDASVYESWFNELPESIRNDVINSWGEPPGEMMVVNRDGKDYIVIPVIKNGNIILTPEPARGWEEDTDRLYHDLNIAPPHQYMAFYLWLQHSPEEGGFGADAVVHVGRHGTQEWLPGKMVCLNATSYPDLLLGDIPNIYPYIVDGAGEGIQAKRRGYATLISHLTPPIAKSGVYGDLTELKNYLMDYQEYRQSGYENGMNETKNTVIELLNNSTVDEDLELTVTDENFEDALDEIVEYLEEISAETIPYGTHTFGQSPEGEKAAMFLETMHADLLLNTSCTLLGYDADAVSAGGIEVLEESSNAENLSNWLSLSIENCSPENRLFAEAVETHLNRSMSPEELDTLNETFETANKTLFLLNTSGELTSFTHALDGGYILPSEQGDPVNNPNVLPTGRNYYGFESKKIPNPETWKTGKELADELLLEYYVEHGEFPEKVGVCLWSVETLRHNGVMEAMTLRLMGAEPVFYYSSGAFSKVYNDKVGVTPLEDLKITLPDGTTVNRPRVDVVITISGLYRDTLQYQIRLLDTATHTISGLDEASEDNYVRKHTLEIEEALLAMDPGEQKKILDTYMAEIPEFTGTFEELAGELAAVRIFAPPPGGYGVGIEKEIGAGGTDWNSENGTETIGNLYIFRMANLYTVDSEGFMHYLGNYESIFRENLNGTDVVINSRSSNLYGVLDNDDFFQYVGGLSAAVQAVSGEAPEVMVANLRGEPKIEGLGTFIAKELRSRIENPFYLEGMIGSDYSGLKEIAEMVDNLYGFQVTTPDVVKEYMWNDIYETIILDKYEMGLKDVFDAKNPFAYQNMVATMLEAIGKEYWNPSNEVVDSLTREYLESVENYGKACSQNICENPNLPGSSSSKKDSGSSQKAGESLGGSGMGSATVISAEEARSSESGAANQSMMAEGGYGADLEKNPQPDMQARSTSDANYVEGYEMKKESPEKSGDSGNMPISPSDIIAVASVMLLSGAIFVGYQKKKL